AAACGAGAAGTGGCTCACCGACATCACTGAGTTCTAGATCCCGGCCGGCAGGTATACCTGTCGCCCGTCATCGACTGCTTCGATGGTCTGATCCTCAGCGGGTCCATCTGGACGCCGCCGGCGATGTCTTTCACGCATGCGCAAGCCTTACCAGCCGGAGATCCATGCGGTGGCACTTCGAAGCAAGGTTGGCGCTGCGCTGCAATCACCAAGGGCGACGTTCCGAGAGACTGGGGGCCTCAGCAACCCATCTTCACGGAGACACAACATGCCCGTCATTGTTTGCGAATGCAAGGTCGGAATTCAACCCGGCGTCAAGGCCAAGATCGCCACCGAAATCACGAGCGCGATCAGGGAAATCATCCTTTCGCCGCTCGACCTGATCAGCGTCGTATTCCATGAAGCCACGCCCGAGAACACCTACCGTTCTGGAGAGCCCACCTCCGAAACGCTGATCTTCTGCCACATACGTGACGGGCGCAGCGACGGCGCCGTGCTGTCGCTGGCCAAAAAGGTGAGCGCGATCTGGAGCGCATGCACCGGCGCATCCGAGGACGAGGTCGAGGTTCTCGTCGCACTGTATCCCGCCAAGTACGTCGTGCGCGGCGGTGAACGCCTGCCCGA
This genomic window from Variovorax sp. V93 contains:
- a CDS encoding tautomerase family protein produces the protein MPVIVCECKVGIQPGVKAKIATEITSAIREIILSPLDLISVVFHEATPENTYRSGEPTSETLIFCHIRDGRSDGAVLSLAKKVSAIWSACTGASEDEVEVLVALYPAKYVVRGGERLPEAPRV